The genome window CCTTTGGCCCAAGCCCGGCAACGCCAAGCCGGTGGAGAAGGTCTCCTACAATGCCGCGTTCGCGCCCTGGCACTGGGTGATCGGCACCGGCGTGTACATGGACGACGTGCAGGCGCAGGCGCTGCTCTTCACCGGCTTGATGACCCTGGCCGGCGGCATCCTGGTGCTGCTCACCTTCGGCATCAACTGGCTGATCGGCAGTTCGGTGCTGCGCCCGGTGTCGCGCAGCCTGGAGGCGATCCGCGCGGTGTCGCGCGGCGACCTCAGCGTGCGCATCGACAATCCCGGCCGCGACGAGACCGGCGAGATGTTGCGCGCCACCGGCGAGATGATCACGATGCTGGAACGCTTCTCCAGCGAGACCGCGCGGATGGCGGTGCTGCACGCCGACAAGGACATGTCCCACCGCATGCCGGAGGATTTCCCCGGCGTGTACGGCGACCTGGCCGCCAGCATCAACCGCATGATGTTCGAGCACCTGGACGCCCTCGTCGACGCCATCGGCGTGCTCAACGAGTACGCCAACGGCGACCTGCGCCGCGACGCCCGCCGCCTGCCCGGTAGCCGCGCGCTGCTGCACGAGTCGATGGACGCGGCCAAGGCCAGCCTGCTGGCGATCAACACCGAGATCAAGCGCCTGGCCGCGGCGGCGGCGGCCGGCGATTTCAGCGCCCGCGGCGATGCCGGCCGCTTCCAGCACGACTTCCGGCTGATGGTACAGGACCTCAACGCGATGATGGAGGTCAGCGACCGCAACCTGGACAAGCTGTCGACGCTGCTGCAGGCCATCGCCGCCGGCGACCTGAGCGTACGCATGCAGGGCGACTTCCACGGCGTGTTCGCGCGCATGCGCGCCGATGCCAATACCACCGCCGACCAGCTCGCCGACATCGTCGGCCGCATCCAGAGTGCGGCACGCAGCATCCACGGCGCCACCACCGAACTGGCCGCGGGCAACGAGGACCTGTCGCGCCGCACCGAACAGCAGGCCGCCAACCTGGAAGAGACCGCCGCCTCGATGGAAGAGCTGACCTCCACCGTCAAGCAGAATGCCGAGCACGCCCGCCAGGCCAACCAGCTCGCCACCGGCGCGGCCGCGGTGGCCTCGCAGGGCGGCCAGGTGGTCGGCCAGGTGGTCACCACCATGAACGGGATCGAGGCGTCCTCGAAGAAGATCGCCGACATCATCGGCGTCATCGACGGCATCGCCTTCCAGACCAACATCCTGGCGCTCAATGCGGCGGTGGAAGCCGCCCGCGCCGGCGAACAGGGCCGCGGCTTCGCCGTGGTCGCCAGCGAGGTCCGCACCCTCGCCCAGCGCTCGGCCGGCGCCGCCAAGGAGATCAAGACCCTGATCGACGACTCGGTGGGCCGCGTGACCGAAGGCTCGGCCCTGGTCGACCAGGCCGGCCGCACCATGCAGGAGATCGTCGCCTCGGTGCAGCGGGTGACCGACATCATCGGCGAGATCGCCGCGGCCTCGCAGGAGCAGTCGATGGGCATCGAGCAGGTCAGCCGCACCGTGGCGCAGATGGACCAGGCGATCCAGCAGAACGTGGCCGTGGTCGAGGAAGCCAGCGCCTCGGCACGGGCGCTCGAAGAGCAGGGCCGCCGGCTCGGCGAGGCGGCGGCGGTGTTCCGGCTGGACGCGGCGCCGATCGGCGCGAACGCTGGCGGCGCAGGCACGGCACGCGCGGCGACACGGCCGACCGCGCTGCGGCTGGTGCGCACCGCGGCCCCGACCAACGACGCCGATTGAGCGGCCTTACCGCTGCGATAGGAATCAGCAGGCAGCAGACGGCGATCCCCGCGTGGCGATTCAAGCAATCGCCGCGCTAGTCGATATCAGGATCACGCTGTGTGACCCGGGCATGACACCGCCTGGGCGCGACCGCGACCGTTCCGGGAGCACGTGATGCCTAGCCGCCGACATTCGCCATCGTCCAGCCTCCTGCGGCGGCGCCACGCCGCGGCCACCGGGCTGCCGCGGCCGTCATCCGCGTCGCGGCCCTGCCCGGCGCGGCGGACCCGCGCACGCACGGCCCGGGACGGCCTGGACCGGCACGGCGCCCTGGCGCAGGCCCGCCCTCGCCTCGCCTGCGTCGGCTGACCGCGCGGTCGCCCTCTTCTTTTCCAACCGCCGCTGCACCTGGAATGCCCATGAACGTACTCGCGCACCTGAAAATCCGCGACAAGCTGATCTTCGCCTTCGCCTTGACCACGCTGCTGACGGTCGTGCTGGGGGGCTTTACCTACTCCCGCACCAACCAGTCCATCGCCGAACTCAAGCACATCCAGCACGACTGGATGCCGGCGACCCAGGCCCTGGCCGAGATCCGCGCGCATCTGGGCGAGTTCCGGACCTACGAACTGGCGCAACTGGCGCGCGCCGGCGATCCGCAGGCCCAGGCCGACTACTTCAAGCGCATGCAGCAGGTGCGCGCCGAGGTGGCGAAGAACCAGCAGGTGATCGCGGCGATGATGCGCGACGCCAGGCAGGCACAGATGTACGCCGGCGTGCAGGAGACGCTCAAGGCCTATCTGCAGGCCAACGCCGAGATGGGCGCGGCGCTGCGCGCCGGCGACGTGGCGGGCGCGCAGACGATCTCCGACACCCGCTCGCGGGCGCTGCGCCGGACCCTGTTCGACCGCCTCGTGGCACTGACCCAGTACAACGTCGCCGCACTGAATCGGGAAATGGAGCGCGCCGACAGTCAGTTGGCCAACACCAAGATGCTGATCCTGGCGCTGCTCGGGCTGGCCGTGCTGTTCGCCGGCGTCACCGCCTGGCTGATCGCGCGCGGCATCGCCCGCCAGTTGCACGCGGCCAAGCGCCTGTCGCAGGCGGTGGCGCGCGGCGAACTGGAGGGGGCCACCTATCCGCACGGCAAGGACGAGATCGGCGAACTGATGGAGGACATGCTGATCATGCGCTCGCGCATCCACGCCGTGATCCGCGCGCAGGACGACATGGCCCAACAGCACGCGCGCGGCACCATCAGCTACCGCATGGACGAGAACGCCTTCCCCGGCGAGTACGGACAGATGGTCAAGGGCACCAACGAACTGGTGGCCTCGCACATCGCGGTGAAGATGCGGCTGCTGCAGATCATCCAGCGCTACGCGATCGGCGACCTGTCCGAAGACATGGACCGCCTGCCCGGCGAGAAGGCCGTGCTCACCGAAACCATGGACATGGCCAAGCAGAACCTGACCGCGATGAGCGAGCAGATCAAGCAACTGGCGGAAGCCGCCGCGGCCGGTGCGTTCGGCACGCGCGGCGACCCGGACCGCTTCCAGTACGGCTTCCGCGCGATGGTGCAGGACCTCAACGCGATGATGGCGGTCAGCGACCGCAATCTGGGCGAGTTGTCGACCTTGCTGCAGTCCATCGCCGCCGGCGACCTGACCGCGCGCATGCACGGCGAGTTCCATGGCGTGTTCGGGCGCATGCGCGACGACGCCAACGCCACCGCCGCGCAGCTGGCGGCCATCGTCGGGCGCATCCAGGCCGCCGCCGCCAACATCAACGTCGCCTCCAACGAGATCGCCAGCGGCAACGGCGACCTGTCGCGCCGCACCGAGCAGCAGGCGGCGAACCTGGAACGCACCGCCGCCTCGATGGAGGAACTGACCTCCACCGTGAAGCAGAACGCCGAGTACGCGCGCCAGGCCAACCAGCTCGCGGCCGGCGCCGCCGCAGTGGCCTCGCAGGGCGGCGACGTGGTCGGCCAGGTGGTCACCACCATGAACGGGATCGAGGCGTCCTCGAAGAAGATCGCCGACATCATCGGCGTCATCGACGGCATCGCCTTCCAGACCAACATCCTGGCGCTCAACGCCGCGGTGGAAGCCGCGCGTGCCGGCGAGCAGGGCCGCGGCTTCGCCGTGGTCGCCAGCGAGGTGCGCACCCTGGCCCAGCGCTCGGCCACCGCCGCCAAGGAAATCAAGACGCTGATCGACGAGTCGGTCGGCCGCGTCGCCGAAGGCTCGGCCCTGGTCGGCCAGGCCGGCCGCACCATGAGCGAGATCGTGACCTCGGTGCAGCGCGTCACCGACATCATGGGCGAGATCTCGGCGGCCTCGCAGGAGCAGTCCGCCGGCATCGAGCAGGTCAACCAGACCGTGGTGCAGATGGACGAGAGCACCCAGCAGAACGCCGCCCTGGTCAAGGAAGCCACCGCCGCGGCACGCTCGATGGAGGAACAGGCCGGCCAGTTGGGCGCGGCCATCGCCGCCTTCAAGCTGGACACCCACCACGGCGCGGCCGCCAACGCTCCGACCGCACGGCCCCCGGGCACGCGGACCGGCCCGGCCCCGGTCCGCGCCAGAACCCGCCCGGCGGCGCGGTCGCGCCCGGCCGTGGCGGCCGCCAGCGAGGCCCAGTGCCAGGAGTTCTGAGTACGCCACCGCCGGCGGCCGTCGCCGACCGCCGGCTGTCAATTTCGTCCGCTCCCGGCCGATAACCCGATTGACCGACCCTCGCTGCGTACCATGGCCATCCAGACTCCCGCTTCGCCCTCCCCCGGTTCCGACAATCGCGACTTCGACTTCAGCGACCGCGATTTCAAGCGGGTCTGCGACCTCATCTACCAGAAGGCCGGCATCGCCCTGGCCCCAGCCAAGCGCGACATGGTCTACGGCCGGCTGTCGCGGCGCCTGCGGGTGCTGGGCCTGCGCTCGTTCCGCGACTACCTGGACTGGCTGGAGCGCGACGGCGGCGACGAATGGGAGGCGTTCACCAACGCGCTGACCACCAACCTGACCTCGTTCTTCCGCGAGCCGCACCATTTCGAACGGCTGCGCGAGGAACTGCAGAAGCATTCCGGCGCGGCGCCGCTGAAGATCTGGTCCTGCGCCTCATCCACCGGCGAGGAGCCCTACTCGCTGGCGATCACCGCCTGCGAGGCCTTCGGTACGCTGACCCCGCCGGTGCGGATCCTGGCCACCGACGTCGACACCCAGGTGCTGGCGACCGCCTCGCGCGGCGTCTACGCGCTGGAACGCGTCGCCAGCCTGGACCCGGCGCTCAAGCGCAAGTATTTCCAGCGCGGCAGCGGCGCCAACGAAGGCCAGTGCCGGGTACTGCCGGCGCTGCGCGACCTGCTCGAGTTCCGCCAGCTCAACCTGCTGGAACCGCGCTACGACGTCGCCGGCCCGTACCTGGCGCTGTTCTGCCGCAACGTGATGATCTATTTCGACAAGCCCACCCAGCGCGGCATCCTGTCGCGGCTGATCCCGCACCTGGACGACGAGGGCATGCTCTACACCGGCCATTCGGAAAACTATCTGCACGCGGCCGACCTGATCCAGCCTTGCGGCCGCACGCTGTATCGCCGCGCGCAGAAGGATCGCTCATGACTGCCGCGGCGATGGCCCTGGACCAGGTGATGCGCTATCACGACACGCGCTTCCAGACGATGGCGGCCAAGCTGTTGCCGACCCAGTACCTGGTGGTGGACGACGACACCGCGCTGACCACCATCCTCGGTTCGTGCGTGGCCGCCTGCATCCGCGACCCGCTGCTGAAGATCGGCGGCATGAACCACTTCATGCTGCCCGACGGCCAGAGCGGCGACGGCGCGCCGGCGCGCTACGGCAGCTATGCGATGGAAGTGCTGATCAACGACCTGCTCAAGCGCGGCGCCGCCCGCAACCGCCTGGAAGCCAAGGTGTTCGGCGGCGGCAACGTGCTCAAGGGCTTCACCAACAATCCGGTGGGCACGCGCAACGCCGATTTCGTGCTGAATTACCTCAAGGCCGAGCATATCCCGGTGGTGGCCGAGGATCTGCGCGGCATCCATCCGCGCAAGATCTGGTTCTTCCCCGGCACCGGCCGCGTGGTCGTGCAGCGCCTGCCGCATGCGCACGAGGAAGCCGAAATCGCCGCGGCCGAGTCGGCAGTGCGCGCCCGTCTCGCCAAAGCCCCCGTCACCGGCGCCGTGGAGTTGTTCGAATGAGCCTGGAAGCCCCTTGCCGTGTCCTGATCGTCGACGACTCCGCGGTCGTGCGGCAGATCCTCACCGAGATCCTGTCCGGCGCCGCTGGCGTGGAGGTGGTCGGCTCGGCCGCCGATCCGCTGCTGGCGCGCGAGAAGATCAAGCGCCTGAACCCGGACGTCATCACCCTGGACGTGGAAATGCCGCGCATGGACGGGCTGGCGTTCCTGGAAAACCTGATGCGGCTGCGGCCCACGCCGGTGGTGATGATCTCCTCGCTGACCGAACGCGGCGCCGACACCACCCTGCAGGCGCTGTCGCTGGGCGCGGTCGACTTCGTCTCCAAGCCCAAGCTCGACGTGGCCCGCGGGCTGGAGGAGTACGCCGAAGAGATCATCGCCAAGGTCAAGAACGCCGCCAAGGCCAAGGTCCGCGCGCTGGACCGGGCGGCCACGCCGAAGCCGGCGGGCGCCGCCACCGCCACGCCCGCCGCGGTGTCCTCGCTGAAGTTCCGCACCACCGACCGGCTGATCGCCATCGGCGCCTCCGCCGGCGGCACCGAGGCGCTGCGCGTGGTGCTGGAGGGCATGCCGGCCGACGCCCCGGCGGTGGTGATGACCCAGCATCTGCCGGCCGGCTTCAGCAGCGCCTTCGCCGACCGCCTCAACCGGCACTCGGCGATGGCCGTGCGCGAAGCCAGCGAAGGCGAAGCGATCCTGCCCGGCCATGCCTACCTGCCGCCCGGCGGCAAGCACCTGCAGGTGATCCGCGACGGTGCGCGCTGGCGCTGCAAGATCGACGACGGCCCGCCGGTCAACCGGCACAAGCCGGCGGTCGACGTGCTGTTCCAGTCCGTGGCGCGTAATGCCGGCGCCAACGCCATCGGCGCGATCCTCACCGGCATGGGCGACGACGGCGCCCGCGGCCTGCTGGAAATGCTGCAGGCCGGCGCCAGCACCCTGGTCCAGGACGAGGCCAGCAGCGTGGTCTGGGGCATGCCCGGCACCGCCTTCCGCCTGGGCGCGGCGCAGGAAGTGCTGCCGCTGGACAGGATCGCCGAACGCTTGATCGCCTTGTCCGCACAGGCCCGCTGACCGCATGCCGGGCCGTCGCGCCACCACCCTGAGCGCGCCCAGCGACGCTGGCGTCGAGGCAGCGGGGGTGGCGAGCGCCCGTTCCGAGCTGGACCTGCTGCACTGCCTGCATTACGCGCCCGACGGCGTGCTGATCGTCGATCCGCAGGCGCGCGTGGTCGCCTTCAACCATACCGCCGAGGCGCTGTGGAACCGCCCGCGCGCGCAGGTGCTGGGGTACCCGCTCGGCGACCTGGTCGACGCCGAGGTGCGCGCGGATTTCCTCGCCAGTTGCCTGCACGAAGACGGCAGCGGCAACTACGAACTGGTGTTGCGCGACCACGACGGCGCGGCGCGCTGGCTGGCGGTGAGCGCGGCACGCGCACCGCAGAGCTACAGCCAGTTGCAGGTCCTGTTCGTGCGCGACATCAGCGCCGAGCGCGCCCGCGACGCCAGGATGCGGCTGCTGTCGCTGGCGCTGGACTCCAGCGACAACGCCATCCTCGTCTGCGATCCGCAGTTGAACATCCTTTACGCCAACGCCGGTTTCAGCCAGGTATTCGGTTATACCGAAACCGAGGTCCTGGGCCACCTGCCAAGCAGCGTGCTGACCGGCCCCGGCACCGACATGCAGACCGTGCAGCAGACCCGCGAGCGCGTAAGCGCCGGTTTCGGCCACCAGGCCGACATCCTGGCCTATCGCAAGGACGGCACCCCGCTGTGGGCCACCCTGGTGGCCACCCCCATCGCCGGCGAGGACGGCAGCCAACAGCGCTACATCCTCTCGTTCACCGACATCACCCAGAGCAAGATGCACGAGGTGCTGCACAAGAACGTGCTGGATGCGCTGGTCCGCGAACAGCCACTGATCGACGTGGTGACCCTGATCTGCAAGGAGGTCGAACGCATCGCGCCGCAGGCGCTGGCGGTGCTGGTCAGCGTCGACGGCAGCGGCTGCATGCAGCCGCTGGCGGCGCCGAACATGCCGGCGCTGTTCGCCGAGACCATGACCGACATGCATGCGGGGCCGCGTGCCGGCGCCCTCGGCACCTCGATCTGGCGCGGCAAGCAGGTGCTGGTGCGCGACCCGCGCACCGACCCGCTGTTCGCCAACTACGTCGGGCTGGTGGAGCACGTGCAGTTGGGCACCTGCGTGGCCACCCCGATCAAGTCCAGCAGCGGCCGCGTACTCGGCAGCTTCGCGCTGTGCTACCGGCAGGTGTGCGAGCCGCTGGCCTGGCACCTGCGCCTGATCGAACTGTGCGTGCACCTGTGCGCACTGGCGCTGGAACGCGAGCAGACCAAGGCGCGCGTGCACCAGCTCGCCTTCTACGACTCCCTCACCGGCCTGCCCAACCGGGTGATGTTCAGCGCCCGTGCCGAACAGGCGCTGGCCGACGCCGAACACCACGGCACGCCGGTGGCGATCCTGTTCGTGGACATCGACCGCTTCAAGCGCGTCAACGAGACCCAGGGCCATGCCGCCGGCGACGGCCTGCTGCGCGACATCGCCCAGCGCATCGGCGACACCCTGGGCGTGGCCGATCTGGTCGGCCGCCAGGCCGGCGACGAATTCGTGCTGATGCTGCCGCAGTGCAGCGCCGAACAGGCCGCCGGCGTCGCCGAACGCCTGCTGCTGGCGCTGGCCGAGCCGCTGGTGGTCGGCCAGGTGACCCTGCACCCCAGCGCCAGCATCGGCGTGGCGATGTTCCCCGACGACGGCCACGACATCGAGACCCTGCTGCGCCATGCCGACCTGGCCATGTTCCGGGCCAAGCGCGAGGGCGGCGACAGCGTGCGCTACTTCAGTTCCGACATGACCCGCATGGCGCAGGAACGCGTGGCGATGGAGACCGCCCTGCGCGATGCCCTGCACCACAACAAGCTGCAACTGCACTACCAGCCGCAGTTGCACAGCCAGGCGCCGAATGCGCTGTATGGGGTGGAAGCGCTGCTGCGCTGGGAACATCCCAATCTCGGCGCGATCTCGCCGGCGCGGTTCGTGCCGATGGCCGAAGAATGCGGGCTGATCGACGAACTGGGACAGTGGGTGTTGCGCGAAGCCTGCCGGCAGATGGCCGACTGGCGCCGGCGCGGCATCCCGGTGCCGCGCGTGGCGGTGAACCTGTCGGCGAACAATTTCGCCGACCCGGCGTTGCTGGCGCGGGTGCAAGGCCTGCTCGCCGCCTGCGGCCTGCAGCCGGCCGACCTGGCGCTGGAGATGACCGAGAGCGTCATGCTCTCCAACACCGGCGCGGCGCTGGCCAACCTGCGCCAGTTGCAGGCCTGCGGCGTGCTGCTGTCGCTGGACGACTTCGGCACCGGCTATTCCAGCCTCAGCCACCTGCACCAGCTGCCGGTCAACGAACTCAAGCTGGACATGAGCTTCGTCAGCGACCTGGAGCACTGCCAGACCTCGCGCGCGCTGACCACCTCGGTGCTGCGCATCGGCGAGACCCTGGGCCTGCACACCGTTGCCGAGGGCGTGGAGACCGAAGCGCAACGCGCGTTCCTGGCACGGCTGGGCTGCCGCGTGCTGCAGGGCTTCCTGTTCGCACCGGCGCTGCCGGCCGCGGCGCTGGAGCAGTGGTTGCACGCGCATGCGCCGGCGCCGCCGGCCTAGGCGCAGGCGGCTGGCGCGGCGCCGCGAAACCGCCGGCAGCGCACACGAAAAAAGCCCGGCATTGCCGGGCTTTTTCGTTGCGACGGTGCCGCGTGGGCGGCACGTCGCGTCAGCGCATCGCCGCAGCGATCAGGCGGCGACCGTGTCGGCCACGTCCTGGTAGTCCTGGATCTGATCGAAGTTCATGTAGCGATAGATCTGCTCGCCGCTGGTCTTGATCACGCCCACGTCGGCCATGTACTCGTCCTTGGTCGGAATCCGGCCCAGGCGCGAGCAGATCGCCGCCAACTCCGCCGAGCCCAGGTACACGTTGGTGTTGCGGCCCAGGCGGTTGGGGAAGTTGCGGGTGGAGGTGGAGAACACCGTGGCGCCCTCGCGCGCCTGCGCCTGGTTGCCCATGCACAGCGAGCAGCCCGGCATTTCCATGCGCGCGCCGGCGGCGCCGAAGGTGCCGTAGTGGCCTTCCTTGGTCAGCTCCGAGGCGTCCATCTTGGTCGGCGGCGCGACCCACAGGCGGGTCGGGATGTCGCGCTTGCCTTCCAGCAGCTTGGCCGCGGCGCGGAAGTGGCCGATGTTGGTCATGCACGAACCGATGAACACTTCGTCGATCGCCGCGCCGGCGACGTCGGAGAGCGTCTTCACGTCGTCCGGGTCGTTCGGGCAGGCCACGATCGGCTCGTGGATGTCTGCCAGGTCGATCTCGATCACCGCGGCGTATTCGGCGTCGGCATCGGGCTCGAGCAGCTGCGGGTCGGCCAGCCACTCCTCCATCTTCTTGATCCGCCGCGCCAGCGAACGCGCGTCGGCATAGCCTTCGGCAATCATCCACTTCAACAGGGTGATGTTGCTGGTCAGGTACTCGACGATCGGCTCCTTGTTCAGGCGCACCGTGCAACCGGCGGCCGAACGCTCGGCCGAGGCGTCGGACAGTTCGAACGCCTGCTCCACCTTCAGCTCCGGCAGGCCTTCGATCTCCAGGATGCGGCCGGAGAAGATGTTCTTCTTGCCCTGCTTGGCCACGGTCAGCAGGCCCTGCTTGATCGCGTACAGCGGGATCGCGTTGACCAGATCGCGCAGGGTCACGCCCGGCTGCATCTGCCCCTTGAAGCGCACCAGCACGCTTTCCGGCATGTCCAGCGGCATGACGCCGGTGGCGGCGGCGAAGGCGACCAGGCCGGAGCCGGCCGGGAACGAGATGCCGATCGGGAAGCGGGTGTGCGAGTCGCCGCCGGTGCCGACGGTGTCGGGCAGCAGCATGCGGTTGAGCCAGCTGTGGATCACGCCGTCGCCCGGGCGCAGCGACACGCCGCCGCGGGTGGAGATGAACTCCGGCAGGGTGTGGTGGGTCTTGACGTCCACCGGCTTCGGGTACGCCGCGGTGTGGCAGAACGACTGCATCACCAGGTCGGCGGAGAAGCCCAGGCAGGCCAGGTCCTTCAGCTCGTCGCGGGTCATCGGGCCGGTGGTGTCCTGCGAGCCCACCGAGGTCATCTTCGGTTCGCAGTAGGTGCCCGGACGCATGCCCTGGCCTTCCGGCAGGCCGCAGGCGCGGCCGACCATCTTCTGCGCCAGCGAGAAGCCCTTGCCGGTATCGGGCGGGTTCATCGGCAGGCGGAACAGGTCCGAGGCCGGCAGGCCCAGGAACTCGCGCGCCTTGGCGGTGAGGCCGCGGCCGACGATCAGCGGGATGCGGCCGCCGGCGCGCACTTCGTCGAACAGCACGTCCGACTTCAGCGCGAACTCGGCGATCACCTGCCCGTTCTTCAGCGCCTTGCCCTCGTACGGACGCAGCTCGACCACGTCGCCGTGCTCCATCTGCGACACGTCCAGCTCGATCGGCAGCGCGCCGGCGTCTTCCATGGTGTTGTAGAAGATCGGCGCGATCTTCGAGCCCAGGCACACGCCGCCGAAGCGCTTGTTGGGGATGTACGGGATGTCCTCGCCGGTCCACCACAGCACCGAGTTGGTCGCCGACTTGCGCGAGGAACCGGTACCGACCACGTCGCCGACGTAGGCGACCAGGTGGCCCTTGGCCTTGAGGTCGGCGATGGCCTGGATCGGGCCGCGCTTGCCGTCTTCTTCCGGCTCGAACGGCGCGCCGTCGCGTTTGTTCTTCAGCATCGCCAGCGCGTGCAGCGGGATGTCCGGGCGGGTGGTGGCGTCCGGCGCCGGCGACAGGTCGTCGGTGTTGGTCTCGCCCGGCACCTTGAACACGGTGATGGTCAGGCTCTGCGGCAC of Xanthomonas sacchari contains these proteins:
- the acnB gene encoding bifunctional aconitate hydratase 2/2-methylisocitrate dehydratase; the encoded protein is MLEAYRHHVAERAALGIPPLPLSAQQTAQVIELLKNPPAGEEPFLVELLSHRVPAGVDDAAKVKASYLAAVAFGSEKTPLISPTRATELLGTMLGGYNIHPLIELLDNPELGAVAAEGLKHTLLIFDAFHDVQEKAEAGNAHAKAVLQSWAEAEWFTSKPEVPQSLTITVFKVPGETNTDDLSPAPDATTRPDIPLHALAMLKNKRDGAPFEPEEDGKRGPIQAIADLKAKGHLVAYVGDVVGTGSSRKSATNSVLWWTGEDIPYIPNKRFGGVCLGSKIAPIFYNTMEDAGALPIELDVSQMEHGDVVELRPYEGKALKNGQVIAEFALKSDVLFDEVRAGGRIPLIVGRGLTAKAREFLGLPASDLFRLPMNPPDTGKGFSLAQKMVGRACGLPEGQGMRPGTYCEPKMTSVGSQDTTGPMTRDELKDLACLGFSADLVMQSFCHTAAYPKPVDVKTHHTLPEFISTRGGVSLRPGDGVIHSWLNRMLLPDTVGTGGDSHTRFPIGISFPAGSGLVAFAAATGVMPLDMPESVLVRFKGQMQPGVTLRDLVNAIPLYAIKQGLLTVAKQGKKNIFSGRILEIEGLPELKVEQAFELSDASAERSAAGCTVRLNKEPIVEYLTSNITLLKWMIAEGYADARSLARRIKKMEEWLADPQLLEPDADAEYAAVIEIDLADIHEPIVACPNDPDDVKTLSDVAGAAIDEVFIGSCMTNIGHFRAAAKLLEGKRDIPTRLWVAPPTKMDASELTKEGHYGTFGAAGARMEMPGCSLCMGNQAQAREGATVFSTSTRNFPNRLGRNTNVYLGSAELAAICSRLGRIPTKDEYMADVGVIKTSGEQIYRYMNFDQIQDYQDVADTVAA